One Cryptococcus neoformans var. grubii H99 chromosome 3, complete sequence genomic region harbors:
- a CDS encoding vacuolar membrane protein, with product MLPDNSTIIDPVGPPHTPPDTPADPQRCKLLGTTGLVVQALMGVLVIASLVIKKQLEKRKRSWRIWFLDVSKQLVGQAVVHALNLLISDLVASVGNSNPCSLYFLNVLIDTTIGVGIIFLSLKFFTWLFSNYLGYDGFISGKYGNPPQALFWWKQLLTYVFSIIIMKLLVLLPLTLPRISDLLLHLGHYMLEYFSPSVQVIFVMAIFPLIMNIVQFCLVDQVIKAGGKTDEQGRIRDTGDEEEGYSRVPDWENDLDGHARRSGEGSPRGMTKKEEEETSARATGVSTALPPSSPLLSPTRYDGYGSTTPSPVGSPTKSVEGQNMWTKMISKSKDAGGSSSNASLKERQGIKRGNSRNTWWEYPDDGDEDGDEGGGLEAPTQRDTRYTRSHAPSPESIHPAELPPFVALNSSAATFRKNSRTPPEWGASSTHSSHTARRLTSDIEREARLTLSPPRSPMVENGGGGGGRSERGEEVGLDVFQR from the exons ATGCTTCCGGACAACTCCACAATCATAGACCCGGTTGGGCCGCCGCACACTCCCCCAGACACGCCCGCAGACCCGCAGAGATGCAAGCTGCTCGGAACAACAGGCCTCGTAGTACAGGCACTCA TGGGCGTCCTCGTCATCGCTTCTTTGGTCATTAAAAAACAACTCGAAAAGCGGAAACGCTCATGGCGTATTTGGTTCCTCGACGTCAGCAAGCAACTCGTCGGGCAGGCCGTCGTCCATGCTCTCAACTTATTA ATATCAGACCTGGTAGCGTCAGTAGGCAACAGCAATCCATGTTCGTTATATTTTCTAAACGTTCTCATCGACACCACTATTG GCGTCGGTATCATTTTTCTCAGTCTCAAATTCTTTACGTGGCTCTTCTCAAACTATCTTGGTTATGACGGATTCATCAGCGGTAAATATGGAAACcctcctcaagctctctt TTGGTGGAAACAACTACTCACCTACGTGttttccatcatcataATGAAActcctcgtccttctcccacTCACGCTTCCGCGCATCTccgaccttcttcttcatttggGCCACTACATGCTCGAGTACTTCTCTCCCTCCGTCCAGGTCATTTTCGTCATGgccatcttccccttgaTCATGAACATTGTCCAGTTTTGTCTGGTCGACCAAGTCATCAAGGCCGGCGGTAAAACCGACGAGCAAGGCCGAATACGTGATAcaggggatgaagaggaagggtaTAGTAGAGTACCCGACTGGGAGAATGATTTGGATGGACATGCACGCCGGAGCGGAGAAGGTTCGCCAAGGGGAATGAcgaaaaaggaggaggaggagacaTCGGCAAGAGCGACTGGTGTATCTACAGCCTTAccaccttcatcacctcttctctcgccGACTCGGTATGACGGTTATGGAAGTACCACACCTAGTCCCGTAGGGAGCCCAACAAAGTCTGTCGAGGGACAAAATATGTGGACAAAGATGATAAGCAAGAGTAAGGATGCAGGTGGTAGTAGTAGTAATGCCAGCTTGAAGGAGAGACAGGGGATAAAGCGCGGAAATTCTAGAAATACATGGTGGGAATATCCGGACGATGGAGACGAGGACGGAGACGAGGGCGGAGGGCTGGAAGCTCCCACACAGCGTGATACTCGATATACTCGATCTCACGCCCCCTCGCCAGAATCAATACATCCAGCGGAATTACCTCCTTTTGTGGCACTAAACAGCTCGGCGGCTACTTTTCGCAAGAATTCACGGACGCCGCCGGAATGGGGCGCATCATCCACGCATTCTTCTCATACTGCTCGACGACTGACATCAGACATCGAACGGGAGGCGAGACTGACATTGAGCCCGCCGCGGTCGCCTATGGTGGAgaatggtggtggcggaggCGGGCGGtcggaaagaggagaggaagttGGTTTGGATGTCTTTCAGAGGTGA